The Mycobacteriales bacterium DNA segment GCTTCACCCTCGACGGGGCACGGCTGCGCCTGTGGGCGCTCGCCGCCGGTTCCGCCGCGCCGGCCGGCTACCTGCTTCGCCTCGGCCCCTCCGATCCGGCGGTCTGGCCCCAGGTAGGCGCGGCCCTGGCGGCGGCGGGCGTCCCGGCCGTCTTCGTCGGCCCCCGGGCGGACGGCCCGGGCTACCGGGTGGTCGGCCGCCGCCGGCTGGCCCGGCTCGGCGAGCTGGTCGGCGAGCCACCGCCCGGCGGGTCGGCCCAGTGGCCTGTCCCGGGCGGGATATAACGGACGTTTACCCGGCAAGTCGGGCGCATTTCGTGGCCCGCCCGAGGATGATCAGATCGGCGGGTTACGTTGCATGAGGGGTTGGCATGTTTGCCGACGCGCGTCCGCTGACGCACACTGCGGGCGGACCGGGCGGTAGTCGAACCCGCCCGCGACCGGCCCCGTAACACCGTCCCTCCCGATCCTGGAGCACCGTGGCGACCTCGACCGACAGCCCTCGCACCGCCGGGTCCACCCGGCGCACTTCGGCGACCCGTCGGCGGGGGGCCCAGGGCGGCGGCAGCGCGCTGGTGATCGTCGAGTCGCCGGCCAAGGCCAAGACCATCGCCGGGTATCTGGGGTCCGGCTACGTCGTCGAGTCGAGCATCGGGCACATCCGCGACCTGCCCCGCAACGCCGCCGACATCCCCGCGAAGTACAAGGGCGAGTCCTGGGCGCGGCTGGGGGTGGACGTCGACCGTGGCTTCGAGCCGCTCTACGTCATCAGCCCGGACCGCAAGCAGCAGGTCGCCCGGCTCAAGAGCCTCCTCAAGGACGCGAGCGAGCTCTACCTCGCCACGGATGAGGACCGCGAAGGCGAGGCCATCGCCTGGCACCTGATCGAGACGCTCAAGCCGCAGGTGCCGGTACGCCGGATGGTCTTCCACGAGATCACCCCGCAGGCCATTCGGGACGCCGTCGCCAGCCCGCGCGACCTCAACCAGGCGCTGGTCGACGCCCAGGAGACCCGGCGGATCCTCGACCGGCTCTACGGCTACGAGGTCAGCCCGGTGCTGTGGAAGAAGGTCATGCCGAAGCTGTCCGCCGGGCGGGTGCAGTCGGTGGCCACCCGGCTCGTGGTCGAGCGGGAGCGCGCCCGGCTGCGGTTCGTCGCCGGCCAGTACTGGGATCTCGACGGTCTCTTCGACACGGGGAGGCAGCCGACCGACACCGACCCCGCGACGTTCACCGCGACCATGGTCGCGATGGACGGCCGGCGCCTCGCCACCGGCCGCGACTTCGACCCGGAGACCGGCGCGGTCCGCACCGACGCGTTCGCCCTCGACGAGCAGTCCGCGCGGCGGCTCACCGAGACGCTGGCCGACACCGCGTTCACCGTGAGCCGGGTGGAGGAGAAGCCCTACACGCGCCGGCCCTACCCGCCGTTCATCACCTCGACCCTGCAGCAGGAGAGCGGTCGCAAGCTCCGGTTCCCGGCGCAGCGCACGATGCGCACCGCGCAGCGGCTGTACGAGAACGGCTACATCACCTACATGCGGACCGACTCCACCAACCTGTCCGAGACGGCCCTCACGGCCGCCCGGCAACAGGCCCGCGAGCTCTACGGCCCCGACTACGTCCCGCCCGAGCCGCGGACCTACGTACGCCGGGTGAAGAACGCCCAGGAGGCGCACGAGGCGATCCGGCCCGCCGGCGACACCTTCCGGACGCCCGGCGAGGTCGCCGGGGAACTGTCCTCGGACGAGTACCGGCTCTACGAGCTGATCTGGCAGCGCACCATCGCCTCGCAGATGACCGACGCCCGCGGGCAGACGCTCTCGGTGCGGATCGCCGGCACCGCGGCGAGCGGGGAGAACGTCGAGTTCGCCGCGACCGGGCGCACGATCACCTTCCCGGGTTTCCTGCGGGCCTACGTCGAACAGACCGACGAGGGCGCCGAGCGCGACGACGCCGAGCGGCGGCTCCCGCGGGTCGAGGAGGGCCAGTCCCTCACCGTGCGGGAGCTCGAGCCCAACGGGCACACCACGTCGCCGCCTGCCCGCTACACCGAGGCCAGCCTCGTCAAGGCCATGGAGGAGCTCGGGATCGGCCGGCCGTCGACGTACGCGTCGATCCTGCAGACCATCCAGGACCGCGGCTATGTCTGGCGCAAGGGAACCGCACTGGTGCCGTCGTGGGTGGCGTTCGCGGTCGTCGGGCTGATGGAGTCCTACTTCGGTCGGCTCGTCGACTACGACTTCACCGCGTCCATGGAGGACGACCTCGACGCGATCGCCGCCGGCAGCGAGGAGGGCGTCGACTGGCTGACCCGCTTCTACTTCGGCTCCGACGCGGGCCAGGAGGGCGGCGTCTCGCGTTCGGGCGGGCTGAAGAGCCTCGTGTCCGACCGGCTCGCCGAGATCGACGCCCGAGGCGTCAACTCGATCCCGCTGGCCAACGGGACGCAGCCGCCGACCGTCGTCCGGGTCGGCCGTTACGGCCCCTACCTGCAGCGAGCCGGCGACGACGGGGCGCGTGCGTCGATCCCGGAGGACCTCGCGCCCGACGAGCTGACCCCCGAGAAGGTCGAGG contains these protein-coding regions:
- the topA gene encoding type I DNA topoisomerase — its product is MIVESPAKAKTIAGYLGSGYVVESSIGHIRDLPRNAADIPAKYKGESWARLGVDVDRGFEPLYVISPDRKQQVARLKSLLKDASELYLATDEDREGEAIAWHLIETLKPQVPVRRMVFHEITPQAIRDAVASPRDLNQALVDAQETRRILDRLYGYEVSPVLWKKVMPKLSAGRVQSVATRLVVERERARLRFVAGQYWDLDGLFDTGRQPTDTDPATFTATMVAMDGRRLATGRDFDPETGAVRTDAFALDEQSARRLTETLADTAFTVSRVEEKPYTRRPYPPFITSTLQQESGRKLRFPAQRTMRTAQRLYENGYITYMRTDSTNLSETALTAARQQARELYGPDYVPPEPRTYVRRVKNAQEAHEAIRPAGDTFRTPGEVAGELSSDEYRLYELIWQRTIASQMTDARGQTLSVRIAGTAASGENVEFAATGRTITFPGFLRAYVEQTDEGAERDDAERRLPRVEEGQSLTVRELEPNGHTTSPPARYTEASLVKAMEELGIGRPSTYASILQTIQDRGYVWRKGTALVPSWVAFAVVGLMESYFGRLVDYDFTASMEDDLDAIAAGSEEGVDWLTRFYFGSDAGQEGGVSRSGGLKSLVSDRLAEIDARGVNSIPLANGTQPPTVVRVGRYGPYLQRAGDDGARASIPEDLAPDELTPEKVEELLSAPSGDRVLGNDPETGQEVVARSGRYGPYVTMTLPEGSKERPPTGSLFKSMSLDTVTLDDALRLLSLPRVLGTPPDGEEVTALNGRYGPYVKKGTDSRSLASEEQLFTVTLDEAMALFAQPKARGRQAAAPPLREMGPDPATGKPMLVKDGRFGPYVTDGETNASLRKDDEVETLTVDRATELLADRRARGPAPKRTRAKATKSTKSTKAAKSTKATKSTKATKAAKKTRSAKAAAKPAKSTTSSTRGS